The Amblyomma americanum isolate KBUSLIRL-KWMA chromosome 3, ASM5285725v1, whole genome shotgun sequence genome window below encodes:
- the LOC144125963 gene encoding uncharacterized protein LOC144125963 — protein sequence MSLGKCFLLIIFLPASICENCSEQNTLFDRGLTKVLQSDRFSEMTLPDFSRNVGHSLGIRVGFFDGKLHGLRTIRKTGHSVLNVDDSGSRLTFHITAAPIVARYSVGIRTPFSRKNCHLGVEVNRLHGSFSVLESSPNELQLGVHGIRMSRIRLLLGASDQLNLGGPIYDALIGRLRPLIQRIIGQVLAQELRKLAEETIGAVQVYAATSILPTVRERESAATPLWRKATGSARSYMALTGGRDAGNIYGRGRPYRGGLAHRRPERRRLEPLGTGQEDQRDVFDGCLRKLVVSTGFEPTQLPDDLEEFSVASGSLRVVEGNVTGLSSIRKSGHSWATIDDCGIRARFRLGFKELMVTAKASFTVFYVTTDIMVDVQIPEVEAVLEIKENNTGLQIVAYELNFTAPVTVKAKPLGKFVGTFVNLIGGLSDMTLGAEELKQFEVSSSKYVQRIARTIQEIIADPPLLTTP from the exons ATGTCTCTAGGAAAATGCTTCCTCCTGATTATTTTCCTGCCTGCCTCGATCTGCG AAAACTGCAGTGAGCAGAATACGCTCTTCGATAGAGGCCTGACAAAGGTGCTCCAGTCAGATCGCTTCTCGGAAATGACTTTGCCGGACTTTTCGCGCAACGTGGGACACTCGTTAGGCATAAGAGTAGGCTTCTTTGACGGGAAGCTGCACGGCCTTCGCACCATTCGCAAAACGGGTCACAGCGTGCTGAACGTGGATGACTCCGGCAGTCGGCTGACCTTCCACATAACAGCAGCGCCCATCGTGGCTCGTTACTCCGTTGGTATACGAACGCCATTTTCGAGGAAGAATTGCCACCTTGGTGTCGAAGTGAATCGCTTACACGGCTCGTTCAGCGTCCTAGA GTCTTCTCCGAATGAACTTCAGCTTGGAGTACACGGAATACGGATGTCCAGGATACGCTTGTTGCTCGGTGCCAGCGACCAGCTCAACTTAGGTGGCCCTATCTACGATGCTCTGATCGGCCGCCTGAGACCATTAATTCAACGGATAATTGGCCAAGTGCTGGCTCAAGAGCTACGGAAGTTGGCCGAGGAGACCATTGgggcagtgcaagtttacgccGCTACCAGTATTCTGCCGACCGTGCGAGAACGAG AATCAGCGGCTACTCCCCTCTGGAGAAAGGCGACTGGCAGTGCTCGGAGCTACATGGCACTGACAGGCGGCAGGGATGCGGGTAACATTTACGGGAGGGGTAGGCCGTACCGAGGAGGTCTCGCTCACCGCAGGCCCGAGAGGAGGAGACTGGAACCTCTCGGTACGGGGCAGGAGGACCAGCGGGACGTTTTCGACGGTTGCCTCAGAAAACTGGTCGTGTCCACGGGCTTCGAGCCAACGCAGCTTCCCGACGACCTTGAAGAATTTAGTGTCGCCTCAGGAAGCCTGCGCGTGGTTGAGGGCAACGTGACTGGCCTCTCTAGCATTCGCAAGAGCGGCCACAGCTGGGCGACGATCGATGACTGCGGAATCCGAGCTCGGTTCAGGCTGGGATTCAAGGAATTGATGGTCACGGCAAAGGCGTCTTTTACCGTCTTCTATGTGACGACTGACATAATGGTCGACGTGCAGATCCCCGAAGTGGAGGCGGTGCTGGAAATTAAAGA GAACAACACGGGGCTTCAAATTGTTGCCTACGAGCTCAACTTCACTGCACCAGTAACTGTAAAAGCGAAGCCATTAGGCAAATTTGTCGGCACCTTTGTGAACCTTATTGGTGGACTGTCCGATATGACACTTGGAGCCGAGGAGCTCAAGCAGTTCGAGGTGTCATCGTCGAAATATGTGCAAAGAATTGCTCGAACCATCCAAGAAATCATTGCTGATCCTCCTCTTCTGACCACACCGTAA
- the LOC144123616 gene encoding uncharacterized protein LOC144123616 → MAAARIAAGLVAASLLVTASAFYDPACSAKPLNTFDLKKILGCGFNADAWSLWIPPNGYAYCQRDSIDISDMGDYTCYSANSTGHCRMVPYIYVAVDGEDYMERHLGRGIKTRSIILDTDNCKFLVQIECFPDGRVWRYLTYKNTWTPSELSTFKAKVKNEKALSFLRPYSFNCHLGKP, encoded by the exons ATGGCTGCTGCTCGTATCGCTGCAGGCTTAGTCGCTGCCAGCCTCCTTGTCACTGCGTCGGCATTTTATGACCCCGCCTGCAGCGCTAAGCCCCTGAATACGTTCGACCTCAAAAAG ATCCTCGGCTGTGGCTTCAACGCGGACGCCTGGTCACTCTGGATCCCACCTAACGGGTACGCTTACTGCCAACGGGACAGCATCGACATATCCGACATGGGCGACTACACCTGTTACTCAGCCAACTCGACAGGCCACTGCCGGATGGTGCC CTACATATACGTCGCTGTCGATGGTGAAGACTACATGGAAAGGCACCTTGGAAGAGGAA TCAAGACCAGGTCTATCATCTTGGACACCGACAACTGCAAGTTCCTGGTGCAAATAGAATGTTTTCCAGACGGGAGAG tgtgGCGCTATCTTACATACAAGAACACGTGGACACCATCCGAGCTCAGCACTTTTAAGGCCAAGGTCAAGAATGAAAAAGCGCTCAGCTTTCTTCGACCTTATTCTTTCAACTGTCACCTGGGAAAGCCGTAG